In Geotalea uraniireducens, one genomic interval encodes:
- a CDS encoding DUF4124 domain-containing protein yields the protein MKLSISVLLMILLVAGSCGAEMYRWVGDDGSKESRGI from the coding sequence ATGAAGCTTAGCATTTCAGTATTGCTGATGATTCTGCTGGTCGCCGGTTCGTGCGGGGCCGAAATGTACCGCTGGGTCGGCGATGACGGTTCGAAGGAATCTAGAGGAATCTAG